In Deltaproteobacteria bacterium, the genomic stretch TTCACCGCGAAGTCGATCGAGTCGGCGGTGTTCTTGAGGATGCGATCGAGATCCCAGTCCTCGGCGAGCTGCCGGATGGGGCTGGAGCCGATGAAGGCGTAGACCTCGATGGGGATGCCGACCCGCTGGGAGATCGCGGCGATGGGCTCGATGTCCGACACCACGGTCCGGGCCGCGGCGGCCGGACGGATCGAGAGCTTGGCGCTGACGATCTCCTGGCAGACCGCCTCGCAGTCGTCCTGCGCCCGCTTGCCCGCGGCGGGGAGGGCCACGTCGGCGACGTGGATCCCCAGGCTGTCCATCAGGTGGATCAGCTCGAGCTTGGCCTCGATCGTCGGGTCGACCACGCTGGGCGACTGGATGCCGTCCCGCAGCGTCTCGTCGAAGAACTCCACCGGGTGGGTGGTCAGCGGGTTCGCCGACACGTCCAGCATGTTCCAGTCGTAGACGATCTCCTGCTCGCCGTTGCCGTTGCCCTCGGACGAGCGGGCCATGCCCCAGGTCGGTCCGTGGCCGCCACTCATGGCTAGAGGACCTCCAGGGCGATCGCCATGCCCTGGCCGCCGCCGATGCAGGCCGAGCCGATGCCGTACTTCAGGCCGCGGGCCTTCAGGGCGTAGATCAGGTGGGTGGTGATCCGGGTGCCGGAGGCGGCGAGGGGGTGGCCCAGCGCGATGGCGCCGCCATCGACGTTGGTCTTGTCGCGGGTGAGCCCCAGCTCCTTCTCGACCGCCAGGTACTGCGGCGCGAAGGCCTCGTTCACCTCGATGAGGTCCCAGCTGTCGAGGGTGGTCTTGGTCTTCTCCAGGATCTGGGTGATGGCCGGCGCGGGGCCGATGCCCATGATGCGCGGCTCGACGCCCGCCACGCCCCAGGCGAGGATCCGGGCCAGGGGCTTCTTGCCGTGCTTCGCGGCCCACTCGGCGTCGGCGACGACCATGGCGGCCCCGCCGTCACAGATCCCGCTGGCCGCGCCCGCGTGGATCACGCCGTCCTTCTTGAAGACCTTGGGCAGCTTCTGGAAGCCCTCGAGGGTGGTCTGGGGGCGCGGGTGCTCGTCGACCTCGAAGGAGACCACCTCCTTGCGCTTCTTGATCTCGACCGGCGTGATCTCGTCCTTGAAGTAGCCCTTCTCCTGCGCGGCGGCCCAGGCGGTCTGGGAGCGCAGGGAGTAGGTGTCGACCTCCTCCTGGGAGAGCTCGTACTCCTCGGCCAGGTTCTCGGCGGTGAGGGCCATCGGGGTGTTGCAGTAGGTGTCGTTCAGGGACTCCCAGAGCGAGTCCTCGAGCTTGCTCTGGCCCAGGGGGATGCCCCAGCGGGCGCCCCGCACCACGTGGGGCGCCTGGCTCATCGACTCGGTGCCGCCGGCGAGGACGACCTGGGCGTCGCCGGTGAGGATCTCCTTGGCGGCGCTGACCAGGGACTGGAAGCCGGAGCCGCAGAGGCGGTTCACGATGTAGGCGGGCACCTCGATGGGCAGGCCGACCTTCAGGCCGATGTGGCGGGCCA encodes the following:
- a CDS encoding acetyl-CoA C-acetyltransferase: MIDSTLPRDIVFLSGKRTAFGAFGGALMKYSATDLGVIASKAALEQAEVSPDDVDHVIFGNVVQTSADAIYLARHIGLKVGLPIEVPAYIVNRLCGSGFQSLVSAAKEILTGDAQVVLAGGTESMSQAPHVVRGARWGIPLGQSKLEDSLWESLNDTYCNTPMALTAENLAEEYELSQEEVDTYSLRSQTAWAAAQEKGYFKDEITPVEIKKRKEVVSFEVDEHPRPQTTLEGFQKLPKVFKKDGVIHAGAASGICDGGAAMVVADAEWAAKHGKKPLARILAWGVAGVEPRIMGIGPAPAITQILEKTKTTLDSWDLIEVNEAFAPQYLAVEKELGLTRDKTNVDGGAIALGHPLAASGTRITTHLIYALKARGLKYGIGSACIGGGQGMAIALEVL